In one Candidatus Johnevansia muelleri genomic region, the following are encoded:
- the nuoJ gene encoding NADH-quinone oxidoreductase subunit J has product MEYIFYISSIIAMITTVCVVICFNPMYAIVNLIISIIAISIIFFSLGAYYASIIEIIIYAGAIMILFVFVMMMLNLGKKTILQESNWFNIKTVIFSLIISIILLYNIITLLYNPYYNIKGVYKLPPKVGSLLFKTPYLLIVELSAILMLIALITASHIAI; this is encoded by the coding sequence TTGGAATATATATTTTATATTTCATCTATAATTGCAATGATTACTACAGTTTGTGTTGTTATTTGTTTTAATCCTATGTATGCAATAGTTAATCTAATTATTTCAATTATTGCAATATCAATAATATTTTTTTCATTAGGAGCATATTATGCTAGTATTATTGAAATAATAATATATGCTGGAGCAATAATGATTTTATTTGTATTTGTTATGATGATGTTAAATTTAGGTAAAAAAACGATATTACAAGAAAGTAATTGGTTTAATATTAAAACTGTTATTTTTTCATTAATAATTTCAATAATATTATTATATAATATAATTACTTTATTATACAATCCATATTATAATATAAAAGGTGTATATAAACTTCCTCCAAAAGTAGGTTCACTTTTATTTAAAACACCTTATTTATTAATAGTAGAATTATCAGCTATTTTAATGCTAATAGCTTTAATTACAGCATCACATATAGCCATTTAA
- the nuoN gene encoding NADH-quinone oxidoreductase subunit N — MNIKFNIFITLIILIITILMNIFNINNFSKYFKNSILTIIGLFLTFLSFVYIYKVTIVPILFMNLLFFDKYILLYILIILFISIICYHLAYVYLKTIENHREEFYILLISSTFGAIITISSIHAISLILGIEIMSISIYGMIYYNSNDLISLESVIKYMILSSIASSFFLLGIAIIYAYSGTLSFFKLSLFFIYKNKLNYYILLSIIMIFIGIAFKLSIVPWHMWTADIYEGAPIPVSAFIATINKIVFLYLLLRFFLILPNLNIYFFKIISIFSILSIIIGNISALYQNNLKRLLGYSSIANMGYLFSIIRVLQLSYNNYYIIIIPINIYLFIYLLNTLGIFCILTILSSKSYNNYDGDISSYSAMFNKRPIITLILTYFLISQLGFPLTAGFLCKFYLYYLIINAKLILLIIINLIGHIFSIYYYIRIIRLLYLNKINLIEKNIKFHWGIIIIITLIILMLLIIGFYPMFLIKLINSAKLINFIKLY; from the coding sequence ATGAATATAAAATTTAATATTTTTATAACATTAATAATTCTTATTATTACTATATTAATGAATATATTTAATATTAATAATTTTAGTAAATATTTTAAAAATAGTATTCTTACTATAATAGGTTTATTTTTAACATTTTTATCATTTGTTTATATTTATAAAGTAACTATTGTACCTATATTATTTATGAATTTATTATTTTTTGATAAATATATATTATTATATATCTTAATAATATTATTTATTTCAATAATTTGTTATCATTTGGCATATGTTTATCTTAAAACTATTGAGAATCATAGAGAAGAATTTTATATATTATTAATTAGTTCTACTTTTGGTGCTATAATTACAATCTCAAGTATACATGCAATTTCATTAATATTAGGTATTGAAATAATGTCTATTTCTATTTATGGTATGATTTACTATAATTCTAATGATTTAATTTCATTAGAATCAGTGATTAAATACATGATTTTATCATCTATTGCATCATCTTTTTTCTTATTAGGTATAGCTATAATTTATGCATATAGTGGTACATTATCATTTTTTAAATTATCATTATTTTTTATTTATAAAAATAAATTAAATTATTATATATTATTATCAATAATAATGATATTTATTGGAATTGCATTTAAATTATCCATAGTACCATGGCATATGTGGACAGCTGATATTTATGAAGGGGCTCCTATTCCAGTATCAGCTTTTATAGCTACTATTAATAAAATAGTATTTTTATATTTATTATTAAGATTTTTTTTAATTTTACCTAATTTAAATATATATTTTTTTAAAATTATTTCAATATTTTCAATATTATCTATTATTATTGGTAATATAAGTGCATTATATCAAAATAATTTAAAAAGATTGTTAGGATATTCTTCTATTGCTAATATGGGTTATTTGTTTTCTATAATTAGGGTATTACAATTAAGTTATAATAATTATTATATTATTATAATACCTATAAATATATATTTGTTTATATATTTATTAAATACATTAGGAATATTTTGTATATTAACTATTTTATCATCAAAATCATATAATAATTATGATGGAGATATTAGTAGTTATAGTGCTATGTTTAATAAAAGACCTATTATTACTTTAATTTTAACTTATTTTTTAATATCTCAATTAGGATTTCCTTTAACTGCTGGATTTTTATGCAAATTTTATTTATATTATTTAATAATAAATGCTAAATTAATTTTATTAATTATTATTAATTTAATCGGACATATATTTAGTATTTATTATTATATACGTATAATAAGATTATTATATTTAAATAAAATTAATTTAATTGAAAAAAATATTAAATTTCATTGGGGCATTATTATCATAATAACATTGATAATATTAATGTTATTAATTATAGGTTTTTATCCTATGTTTTTAATAAAATTAATTAATTCTGCTAAATTAATAAATTTTATTAAATTATATTGA
- the dapF gene encoding Diaminopimelate epimerase, with translation MLLYFSKMHGLGNDFMVIDLITQNISLTTKFIKKFSDRNLGVGFDQLLIIEKSKSSNVDFNYRIFNNDSSEVENCVNGSRCLAKFIFDNYLTYKKKIKVKTINNIITLKKKKKNILVEMDNPIFNPLYIPFLRYKDKLIHKIKIYINNIYIEIYISVVSIGNPHSIILFKNLKKLPLNELGYALQISKYFPKKVNVSFIQIISCNIIIMRVFERGVGETLACGTAACAAAVTGIRRGLLTNNVYIYLPGGKLNVCWNGNNINIIGPAEKVFDGYINII, from the coding sequence ATGTTATTATATTTTAGTAAAATGCATGGATTAGGTAATGATTTTATGGTTATTGATCTTATTACACAAAATATATCATTAACTACAAAATTTATAAAAAAATTTTCCGATAGAAATTTAGGAGTAGGATTTGATCAGTTGTTAATTATAGAAAAGTCTAAATCATCTAATGTTGATTTTAATTATAGAATATTTAATAATGATTCTAGTGAAGTAGAGAATTGTGTTAATGGATCTCGGTGTTTAGCTAAATTTATTTTTGATAACTATTTAACTTATAAAAAAAAAATAAAAGTAAAAACTATAAATAACATTATTACTTTAAAAAAAAAAAAAAAAAATATATTAGTAGAAATGGATAATCCTATTTTTAATCCATTATATATTCCTTTTTTAAGATATAAAGATAAATTAATACATAAAATTAAAATTTATATAAATAATATATATATTGAAATTTATATAAGTGTAGTATCAATAGGTAATCCACACTCTATTATATTATTTAAAAATTTAAAAAAATTACCATTAAATGAATTAGGATACGCATTACAAATAAGTAAATATTTTCCTAAAAAAGTTAATGTTAGTTTTATACAAATTATATCATGTAATATAATTATTATGCGTGTTTTTGAAAGAGGAGTAGGTGAAACTTTAGCTTGTGGTACTGCTGCTTGTGCAGCAGCCGTTACTGGAATACGTAGAGGATTATTAACTAATAATGTATATATTTATTTACCTGGTGGAAAATTAAATGTATGTTGGAATGGAAATAATATTAATATTATAGGTCCTGCAGAAAAAGTTTTTGATGGTTATATCAATATAATTTAA
- the nuoM gene encoding NADH-quinone oxidoreductase subunit M: MSLLFLIILPFIGGLLCLISNNINNFLPRIISLFTMILLLWTSLYLYKNGKGQISLKHLYWIEQYQIKWINKLGISIHLAIDGLSIIMILLTILLGILSIICSWKEINKNVGKFHFYLMWIITSVIGLFLSIDLFLFFVFWELMLLPMYFLISFWGFNQFNNNRIKSATIFFIYSQISGLLMLISIISLVLIYYYKTGILTFDYVNLLHSNICGILGFIIMIVFFIAFAIKLPIVPFHGWLPNTHIYSPTAGSIDISGILIKTAAYGMLRFLIPLFPIQSLIFSNIALTVSIFTIYYGAFQAFTKNDIKEVIAYSNISHMGFILIAIYSKSILALQGLLIFMISNAFTASGLFIISGQLYERLKTRDIRYMGGLFEKLCALSSFTLVFIIASLAIPGTGNFIGEFLILFGSFHKIPCVIILASFSLVLTAIYYIILLHRIFYNYIKIVPLFYNLSKREFYILLILIILIILFGFYPNIIFNISFIPIKEIIYRYNIL, translated from the coding sequence ATGAGTTTGCTTTTTTTAATTATTTTACCTTTTATTGGTGGATTATTGTGTTTAATAAGTAATAATATAAATAATTTTTTACCTCGTATTATTAGTTTATTTACAATGATTTTGTTATTATGGACATCTTTATATTTATATAAAAATGGAAAAGGACAAATATCATTAAAACATTTATATTGGATAGAACAATATCAAATAAAATGGATTAATAAATTAGGCATATCAATACATTTAGCTATTGATGGTTTATCAATAATTATGATTTTATTAACTATTTTATTAGGAATATTATCAATTATTTGTTCTTGGAAAGAAATTAATAAAAATGTTGGTAAATTTCATTTTTATTTAATGTGGATTATAACATCAGTAATTGGATTATTTCTTTCTATTGATTTATTTTTATTTTTTGTATTTTGGGAATTGATGTTATTACCTATGTATTTTTTAATATCATTTTGGGGATTTAATCAATTTAACAATAATAGAATAAAATCAGCTACTATTTTTTTTATATATTCTCAAATTTCAGGTTTATTAATGTTAATATCAATAATTAGTTTAGTATTAATATACTATTATAAAACAGGAATTTTAACATTTGATTATGTTAACTTGTTACATAGTAATATATGTGGCATTTTAGGATTTATTATTATGATTGTATTTTTTATAGCATTTGCTATAAAACTTCCTATAGTACCTTTTCATGGATGGTTACCAAATACACATATATATTCACCTACTGCTGGTAGTATTGATATTTCAGGAATTTTAATTAAAACTGCAGCATATGGGATGTTACGATTTTTAATTCCTTTATTTCCGATACAATCATTAATATTCTCTAATATTGCTTTAACAGTAAGTATATTTACTATATATTATGGTGCCTTTCAAGCATTTACAAAAAATGATATTAAAGAAGTAATAGCTTATTCTAATATTTCACATATGGGTTTTATATTAATTGCAATTTATTCTAAAAGTATATTAGCATTGCAAGGGTTACTTATATTTATGATATCAAATGCATTTACGGCATCAGGATTATTTATTATTAGTGGTCAATTATATGAACGATTAAAAACTAGAGATATTCGATATATGGGAGGATTATTTGAAAAATTATGTGCATTATCTAGTTTTACATTAGTATTTATAATAGCATCATTAGCTATTCCAGGAACTGGAAATTTTATAGGTGAATTTTTAATTTTATTTGGAAGTTTTCATAAAATACCTTGTGTAATAATATTAGCAAGTTTTAGTTTAGTTTTAACAGCAATATATTATATAATATTATTACATCGTATTTTTTATAATTATATAAAAATTGTACCATTATTTTATAATTTAAGTAAACGTGAATTTTATATATTGTTAATATTAATAATATTAATTATATTATTTGGTTTTTATCCCAATATTATTTTTAATATATCTTTTATACCAATTAAAGAAATTATATATAGATATAATATTTTATGA
- the argH gene encoding Argininosuccinate lyase, protein MKLINKSWGARFNEYTDKFVKKFNASIDFDKRLYYHDIITSKAHVTMLNLIGVINKNELNRIKNGLLEIEQDIKKNIFYWSISLEDIHMNIEYNLIKKIGIVGKKLHTGRSRNDQVATTIRLYLRDEIDIISKQLKELRLILIKKANNEYKTIMPGFTHLQIAQPITLGHHLLAWQEMLSRDHDRLLDCRKRINILPLGSAALAGTTYQINRYITADLLYFDRPSENSIDSVSDRDFAIEFTAFCSILLMHLSRISEEIIMWTSYQFNFINLPDKFCTGSSIMPQKKNPDVPELIRGKTGRIYGNLLSLLTIMKSQPLSYNKDNQEDKEPIFDSIDTVKNCILAFCKIIPGIKVNKKNMYKAALLGYSTATDIADYLVNKNVTFRDAHEIVGKLVYYAIKKKKKICELKIKELQNFSYKIKKDIFYIQKPEGSVSVRNHIGGTAPDQVRFAAIRAFKKIK, encoded by the coding sequence ATGAAATTAATTAATAAATCTTGGGGTGCGCGGTTTAATGAATATACTGATAAATTCGTTAAAAAATTTAATGCTTCTATAGATTTTGATAAACGTTTATATTATCATGATATTATAACATCTAAAGCACATGTTACAATGTTAAACTTAATAGGAGTAATAAATAAAAATGAACTTAATAGAATTAAGAATGGTTTATTAGAAATAGAACAAGATATAAAAAAGAATATTTTTTATTGGTCTATATCACTAGAAGATATTCATATGAATATTGAATATAATTTAATAAAAAAAATTGGAATAGTTGGTAAAAAATTACATACTGGTAGATCACGTAATGATCAAGTAGCTACTACTATCCGTTTATATTTACGTGATGAAATAGATATTATTAGTAAACAATTAAAAGAATTACGATTAATTTTAATTAAAAAAGCTAATAATGAATATAAAACTATTATGCCTGGGTTTACTCATCTTCAAATAGCTCAACCTATTACTTTGGGACATCATTTATTAGCTTGGCAAGAAATGTTATCACGTGATCATGACCGTTTATTAGATTGTAGAAAAAGAATAAATATTCTTCCATTAGGTTCTGCAGCTTTAGCTGGTACAACTTATCAAATTAATAGATATATTACAGCAGATTTACTATATTTTGATAGACCATCAGAAAATTCAATAGATTCGGTAAGTGATCGTGATTTTGCTATAGAGTTTACAGCTTTTTGTAGTATATTATTAATGCATTTATCACGTATTAGTGAAGAAATTATAATGTGGACTAGTTATCAATTTAATTTTATTAATCTTCCTGATAAATTTTGTACTGGATCATCAATAATGCCACAAAAAAAAAATCCTGATGTTCCAGAATTAATACGGGGTAAAACAGGTCGTATATACGGTAACCTTTTAAGTTTATTAACAATTATGAAATCACAACCATTATCTTATAATAAAGATAATCAAGAAGATAAAGAACCTATTTTTGATAGTATAGACACAGTTAAAAACTGTATTTTAGCTTTTTGTAAAATTATACCAGGAATAAAAGTAAATAAAAAAAATATGTATAAAGCAGCACTTTTAGGTTATTCTACTGCAACTGATATTGCTGATTATTTAGTTAATAAAAATGTTACATTTCGTGATGCACATGAAATTGTTGGAAAATTAGTTTATTATGCTATTAAAAAAAAAAAAAAAATATGTGAATTAAAAATTAAAGAACTACAAAACTTTTCTTATAAAATAAAAAAAGATATTTTTTATATACAAAAACCTGAAGGATCAGTATCTGTTCGTAATCATATTGGGGGAACAGCTCCAGATCAAGTACGTTTTGCAGCTATACGTGCTTTTAAGAAAATTAAATAA
- the nuoL gene encoding NADH-quinone oxidoreductase subunit L, translating into MNLLFLVFIFPLLSTILLIVFNNISKNFYANISILFLGISTIITNYIIYNIDTPIVKPFVQHLCNWINVGDFKIGFNLYVDGLSLTMIWIITGVGFLIQMFSYWYMVEDSKKNKGYSLNRYFIYVNLFIFSMLILVLADNLLLLFLGWECVGLCSYLLIGYYYKKKKNNWASFKAFIINRIIDIILAICLFLIWVQFGSLNIQYILIMANHIWTKCDILINFTTILLLGSAIGKSAQVPFQTWLADAMVGPTPVSALIHAATMVTAGVYIIARMHIFFELTPLILNLISIIGISTILIASISAIIQSNIKRILAYSTMSQLGYMFLAMGIKAWNVAIYHLMIHAFFKALLFLSVGSIIINCNHEQNIFKLNLQLLKNKLTYISFIFGSLALSAFPILSAGFYSKEEIIKISLINGHLLLCILAIIGTIFTSIYTFRMIFILFNIDLKLYKINLPNNLLHDFPLIILIILSTFMGAYITPPILGIFRTYNIVTSNTIIDKIFSIITYIILLILFKYIFYNKLFINKLLKFKFIIKIYFFLKKSLGFDYIYNKLFVNTYIILIKYNRKDWINKFINSLNIFLKKINVILTLFHNGNLRWYIFIFILSVIIFIKKATFI; encoded by the coding sequence ATGAATTTATTATTTTTAGTTTTTATATTTCCATTATTAAGTACTATATTATTAATAGTTTTTAACAATATATCAAAAAATTTTTATGCAAATATAAGCATATTATTTTTAGGAATTTCTACAATTATAACTAATTATATAATTTATAATATTGATACTCCAATTGTAAAACCTTTTGTTCAACATTTATGTAATTGGATTAATGTTGGAGATTTTAAAATAGGTTTTAACTTATATGTAGATGGTTTATCATTAACAATGATATGGATAATAACCGGAGTTGGTTTTCTTATTCAAATGTTTTCATATTGGTATATGGTTGAAGATTCTAAAAAAAATAAAGGTTATTCATTAAATAGATATTTTATATATGTAAATTTATTTATATTTAGTATGTTAATTTTAGTCTTAGCTGATAATCTTTTATTATTATTTTTAGGATGGGAATGTGTTGGATTATGTAGTTATTTACTTATTGGTTATTATTATAAGAAAAAAAAAAATAATTGGGCATCATTTAAAGCTTTTATAATTAATCGTATTATTGATATAATATTAGCAATTTGTTTATTTTTAATATGGGTTCAATTTGGAAGTTTAAATATACAATATATTTTAATTATGGCAAATCATATTTGGACAAAATGTGATATTTTAATTAATTTTACAACAATATTATTATTAGGTAGTGCTATAGGTAAATCAGCACAAGTACCTTTTCAAACTTGGTTAGCTGATGCAATGGTGGGGCCAACACCTGTATCAGCGTTAATTCATGCTGCTACAATGGTAACAGCAGGAGTTTATATTATTGCTCGTATGCATATTTTTTTTGAACTTACACCATTAATATTAAATTTAATTAGTATTATTGGAATTTCTACAATTTTAATTGCTAGTATTTCAGCAATTATTCAGAGTAATATAAAACGTATTTTGGCTTATTCTACAATGAGTCAATTGGGTTATATGTTTTTAGCTATGGGAATAAAAGCATGGAATGTTGCTATATATCATTTAATGATACATGCTTTTTTTAAAGCTTTATTATTTCTTTCCGTAGGATCTATTATAATTAACTGTAATCATGAACAAAATATTTTTAAATTAAATTTACAATTATTAAAAAATAAATTAACATATATTTCTTTTATTTTTGGGAGTTTGGCACTTTCTGCATTTCCAATTTTAAGTGCAGGATTTTATTCAAAAGAAGAAATTATTAAAATTTCTTTAATTAATGGTCATTTATTATTATGTATATTGGCAATAATTGGTACTATATTTACTTCTATATATACTTTTCGTATGATTTTTATTCTTTTTAATATAGATTTAAAATTATATAAAATTAATTTACCTAATAATTTATTACATGATTTTCCATTAATTATTCTTATTATTTTATCAACATTTATGGGTGCATATATAACACCTCCAATATTAGGTATATTTAGAACATATAATATAGTAACAAGTAATACTATTATTGACAAAATTTTTTCAATAATTACTTATATAATACTATTAATATTATTTAAATATATTTTTTATAATAAATTATTTATTAATAAATTATTAAAATTTAAATTTATAATAAAAATATATTTTTTTTTAAAAAAATCTTTGGGATTTGATTATATTTATAATAAATTATTTGTTAATACATATATTATATTAATTAAATATAATCGTAAAGATTGGATAAATAAATTTATTAATAGTTTAAATATATTTTTAAAAAAAATTAATGTTATATTAACTTTATTTCATAATGGTAACCTACGTTGGTATATTTTTATATTTATATTAAGTGTAATTATTTTTATTAAAAAAGCAACATTCATTTAA
- the nuoH gene encoding NADH-quinone oxidoreductase subunit H, translated as MNKNIIIVITHALIILIVILIIAAFMSFIERRMLALWQDRYGPNRVGFFGFLQVFADMIKLMFKEDWIPPFADKKLFIISPIIGIGSILLSFMIIPITPNWCIADFNIGILFFIAMVGINVYSILFAGYASANKYALIGAMRAAAQTISYEIFLSLSLMGIIALTGSFNLRNIIEAQHNLWFIIPQFLGFLTFLIAGLSITHRHPFDQPEAEQELADGYHIEYSGIKWGLFFIGEYLSLLLISSLIVILYFGGWLGPFLPPFAWFLIKIFIFITFFILLRASLPRPRYDHVMIFNWKICLPLTLINLLFTGLLILFHIY; from the coding sequence ATGAATAAGAACATTATAATTGTTATAACTCATGCACTTATAATATTAATAGTAATACTTATTATTGCTGCTTTTATGAGTTTTATTGAACGACGTATGTTAGCATTATGGCAAGATCGTTATGGACCTAATAGAGTAGGTTTTTTCGGGTTTTTACAAGTTTTTGCTGATATGATTAAACTTATGTTTAAAGAAGATTGGATACCTCCATTTGCTGATAAAAAATTATTTATTATTTCACCTATTATTGGAATCGGATCAATTTTATTATCTTTTATGATTATCCCAATTACTCCTAATTGGTGTATTGCTGATTTTAATATTGGTATACTTTTTTTTATAGCTATGGTGGGCATTAATGTATATTCAATTTTATTTGCAGGTTATGCTAGTGCTAATAAATATGCTCTTATTGGGGCTATGCGAGCAGCTGCTCAAACAATTTCCTATGAAATATTTCTTAGTTTATCACTAATGGGTATAATTGCATTAACAGGTTCATTTAACTTACGTAATATTATTGAAGCTCAACATAATTTATGGTTTATTATTCCTCAATTTTTAGGATTTTTGACATTTTTAATTGCTGGTCTTTCAATTACTCACAGACATCCATTTGATCAACCAGAAGCTGAACAAGAATTGGCTGATGGTTATCATATTGAATATTCTGGTATAAAATGGGGACTTTTTTTTATTGGAGAATATCTTAGTTTATTATTAATTTCATCATTAATTGTTATATTATATTTTGGTGGTTGGTTGGGACCATTTTTACCACCATTTGCATGGTTTTTAATAAAAATATTTATTTTTATTACTTTTTTTATTCTTTTAAGAGCATCTTTACCTAGGCCCAGATATGATCATGTTATGATTTTTAATTGGAAAATTTGTTTACCATTAACATTAATTAATTTATTATTTACAGGATTATTAATTTTATTTCATATTTATTAA
- the nuoI gene encoding NADH-quinone oxidoreductase subunit I: protein MIIKLIYNIWTLLYTILIIFKHTFHKRKTLRYPEDSVYLAPRYKGRIILTNDPDGEERCVGCNLCAVVCPVSCISLQKSEKKDGRWYSKFFRINFSRCIFCGLCEEACPTSAIQLIPDFEMGEYNRKHLIYEKENLLISGPGKDYNYNFYKVTGISINKKNKGNAENETKPINVKSIMP, encoded by the coding sequence ATGATAATTAAATTAATATATAATATATGGACATTATTATATACTATACTGATAATTTTTAAACATACTTTTCATAAACGTAAAACTTTAAGATATCCTGAAGATTCTGTTTATTTAGCTCCTAGGTATAAAGGACGTATTATATTAACTAATGATCCAGATGGTGAAGAACGCTGTGTAGGTTGTAATTTATGTGCTGTTGTTTGCCCAGTTAGTTGTATTTCATTACAAAAAAGTGAAAAAAAAGATGGTAGATGGTATTCAAAATTTTTCCGTATAAATTTTTCTAGATGCATTTTTTGTGGTTTGTGTGAAGAAGCTTGTCCTACATCAGCAATTCAATTAATACCTGATTTTGAAATGGGAGAATATAATCGTAAACATTTAATTTATGAAAAAGAAAATTTATTAATATCTGGTCCTGGTAAAGATTATAATTATAATTTTTATAAAGTTACAGGTATATCTATTAATAAAAAAAATAAAGGTAATGCAGAAAATGAAACAAAGCCAATAAATGTTAAATCAATTATGCCTTAA
- the nuoK gene encoding NADH-quinone oxidoreductase subunit K, whose product MFLIKIKYGLILSIILFVIGITGILIRRNIFFIFMCLEIILNSIALAFIVAGSAWNQSESQIIFIIIMTIAACEASIGLAFIIKFYRSFKTFDINIISRMKG is encoded by the coding sequence ATGTTTTTAATTAAAATAAAATATGGATTAATTTTATCTATTATATTATTTGTAATTGGTATTACAGGTATATTAATAAGACGTAATATTTTTTTTATATTTATGTGTTTAGAAATAATTTTAAATTCAATTGCACTAGCTTTTATTGTTGCGGGATCAGCTTGGAATCAATCAGAGAGTCAAATAATATTTATAATTATTATGACTATTGCGGCATGTGAAGCTAGTATAGGTCTTGCTTTTATTATTAAATTTTATCGTTCTTTTAAAACATTTGATATTAATATAATTAGTAGGATGAAAGGATGA
- the lysA gene encoding Diaminopimelate decarboxylase, which produces MNFFKRCKNGILHIEEISLNTIAKLIGTPCYVYSKNAIINQFIIYQQALKNYPHIICYAIKTNSNLAILNMLSKLGSGFDIVSGGELERVLMAGCDPSKIVFSGVAKRADEIIQALNVNIKCFNVESCSELQRINNIAKSIGKTAKISIRVNPNIDPKTHPYISTGLKDNKFGIPIKQAPLIYAYAKTLNFIKIIGINCHIGSQITNFSPILNTIDHLIELISILKNKQNIKIQHINLGGGLGVDYFNLYPPPIKLYIKKILNKLNNKETVNIPLIIEPGRSIAADAGILLTRIEYIKINEKKKFAIIDAGMNDIIRPSLYNAWQNIDQVDIRIHNDKGFIRKKAYYDIVGPICESSDFVGKSRLLSITEGDYLAIRSAGAYGFVMASNYNTRIRPSEIMVEENEIYLIRKKELLKKLLYYEQF; this is translated from the coding sequence ATGAATTTTTTTAAAAGATGTAAAAATGGGATTTTACATATTGAAGAAATATCATTAAATACAATTGCTAAACTAATAGGGACACCTTGTTATGTATATTCTAAAAATGCAATAATTAATCAATTTATTATTTATCAACAAGCGCTTAAAAATTATCCACATATAATTTGTTATGCAATTAAAACCAATTCAAATTTAGCTATATTAAATATGTTATCAAAATTAGGTTCAGGTTTTGATATAGTTTCTGGTGGTGAATTAGAACGGGTATTAATGGCAGGATGTGATCCATCTAAAATAGTTTTTTCTGGTGTTGCTAAAAGAGCAGATGAAATTATACAAGCATTAAATGTAAATATAAAATGTTTTAATGTTGAATCTTGTTCTGAGTTACAACGTATAAATAATATTGCTAAGAGTATTGGAAAAACTGCTAAAATTTCAATACGTGTTAATCCTAATATTGATCCTAAAACCCATCCTTATATTTCAACAGGATTAAAAGATAATAAATTTGGTATTCCTATAAAACAAGCACCATTAATTTATGCATATGCAAAAACTCTTAATTTTATTAAAATTATTGGTATTAATTGTCATATTGGGTCACAAATTACTAATTTTTCACCAATTTTAAATACTATTGATCATTTAATAGAATTAATTAGTATTTTAAAAAATAAACAAAATATTAAAATTCAACATATTAATTTAGGAGGTGGATTAGGTGTAGATTATTTTAATCTATATCCTCCCCCAATAAAATTATATATAAAAAAAATATTAAATAAATTAAATAATAAAGAAACTGTTAATATTCCTTTAATTATTGAACCAGGTAGATCAATAGCTGCTGATGCTGGGATATTATTAACTCGTATTGAATATATTAAAATAAATGAAAAAAAAAAATTTGCTATAATTGATGCAGGAATGAACGATATAATAAGACCATCTTTATATAATGCTTGGCAAAATATTGATCAAGTAGATATACGTATACATAATGATAAAGGATTTATTAGAAAAAAAGCTTATTATGATATAGTAGGTCCTATTTGTGAATCTAGTGATTTTGTAGGAAAATCAAGATTATTATCTATTACTGAAGGAGATTATCTAGCTATTCGTTCTGCAGGTGCTTATGGATTTGTTATGGCTTCAAATTATAATACAAGAATTCGTCCTTCAGAAATTATGGTTGAAGAAAATGAAATTTATTTAATACGTAAAAAAGAATTATTAAAAAAATTATTATATTATGAACAATTTTAA